One Candidatus Nitrososphaera evergladensis SR1 genomic window, GCCAATAACAGCAATAAGAGCATAGGTTGTACTACAGGTACAATATAGCTCGCATCGGGCAATTCAATAATGAGGCAGAAATGCACTCCGACAATAATGATGCGCAATCCTTCGTGGCATAAGGGATGTTTTAGTGCCAAGAGAATGACCTTCCATACATCCTAAAATATCATCAAGTCCGAAATAGCCGCGTAGATTAGTAGAAGCAAGACAGCGAGGGAGGGAGAGAGTCCTAATGATGAAAGTGACGATAAAAAAAGTAAAAAAAGTATTATGATGCTATTGATGCCGTGCACATCAACAAAAGCTGCAGCAGCCGTTACCTTGCTTGTCATGGCCGTTGTCATCTTCTCTGTAGTGGTGTCCCCAAACCTATTGTCCCCAGTCGCTGCTCAGAATCTCTCGGAGCAGCAACAACAACGACAAGAAGCAGAATCAAGACTGAAAGTAGAGACTGTCGCCTCTAATCTCCATATCCCCTGGTCAATCGCCTTTGCCTCCGACGGAAGAATCTTTTTTACAGAAAGGGCGGGGAATGTGCAAGTGATAGAAGCAAACGGCACGCTTGCAAAACAGCCCGTTGCAAAGATCGGCGCCGTTGCTGCAATTGGAGAGGGTGGCCTCTTGGGTCTGGCCCTGGACCCGGATTTTGAAAAGAACCACTTTGTCTATCTCTACTACACATACTCTACTATTCCATTTTTTGGCTCTGCCAATCGAGTCTCAAAATTTACCGAAAAGGATAACGCGCTGGTTAATGAACAGATCCTTCTGGACAAAATTCCAGCCGCGTCAAATCATGATGGTGGCAGGATCAAGTTTGGCCCCGATGGAAAGCTCTACGTGGCCACTGGAGACGCTGCGAATGGAAGCTCGTCGCAGGACCTTGGCTCTCTGGCAGGCAAGATCTTGCGGATCAATTCGGACGGAACCATTCCTGCGGATAATCCCTTTTCCAACTCGCCCGTTTACTCGTACGGTCATAGAAATCCACAGGGATTTGACTGGGATCCATCGACGGGCAAGCTTGTAGAGGCCGAGCATGGGCCATCAGGTGAGAAGGGTCTCTTCGCACACGATGAAGTTAATGTAATCGAACCTGGAAAAAACTATGGATGGCCCAATGTTATTGGAAAGGCCAATGATACTAGATACGTAGATCCAGTCCTGGAAACCGGTAATGTCACGTGGGCCCCTTCTGGCGCAAGCTTTTATCATGGAGATAAAATCCCTGAGTGGAAAAACAAGTTCCTTGTGGCGACCCTGAGGGGGCAGCATCTTGAAGTAATGCAGCTGGACACCAGCGCAGAAAACAATAAAGAAGCAGCATCATCATCGTCAGTAGTCATATCGAGCGAAGCAATCTTTCAGAATATGTACGGGAGGCTGCGCGATGTTCAAGAGGGACCCGATGGCTATGTCTATGTCTTGACAAGCAACACAGATGGAAGAGGCTCGCCTGCAGTTGATGACGACAAGATTCTTCGAATATCGCCACAATAACTTTTCTTTGTTTTTTCGGGTTCTCCAGCAACACTGACGCTAGCTAGCTTAACTCGTCCTTTACGTCCTTCCCATATTGCTTGAGCAGTTTATGGATCTTCGGTTCGATGACAAACCTGCAATACTGAGCATCCTGATGATATTCGTAGTATTTCTTGTGGTAATCTTCTGCGACGTAAAATTTCTTAAAAGGTACTATCTCTGTCACAATGGGGTCTTTGTAAACGCCGCTAGCCTCAAGCTCTCTCTTTGAATTCTCTGCAATCTCCCTT contains:
- a CDS encoding PQQ-dependent sugar dehydrogenase, which produces MPCTSTKAAAAVTLLVMAVVIFSVVVSPNLLSPVAAQNLSEQQQQRQEAESRLKVETVASNLHIPWSIAFASDGRIFFTERAGNVQVIEANGTLAKQPVAKIGAVAAIGEGGLLGLALDPDFEKNHFVYLYYTYSTIPFFGSANRVSKFTEKDNALVNEQILLDKIPAASNHDGGRIKFGPDGKLYVATGDAANGSSSQDLGSLAGKILRINSDGTIPADNPFSNSPVYSYGHRNPQGFDWDPSTGKLVEAEHGPSGEKGLFAHDEVNVIEPGKNYGWPNVIGKANDTRYVDPVLETGNVTWAPSGASFYHGDKIPEWKNKFLVATLRGQHLEVMQLDTSAENNKEAASSSSVVISSEAIFQNMYGRLRDVQEGPDGYVYVLTSNTDGRGSPAVDDDKILRISPQ